The window CAATAATCGTTATGAATACTAATAAGGAATATAGAGAGACGGCGCAGAGGCAGGTGATATTAGATATTCTCTGTTCTACCAAGTCTCACCCGACGGTCGACTGGATATATGAGAAGGCGAAGAAGGATTTTCCAAAACTATCTCTGGGGACGGTCTACAGAAACTTAAAGATATTAAAGGAGCAGGGAAAGATCCAAGAGCTTCCCTTTGGCGATACTTATGACCATTTTGACGGGAACGCTCTGCCGCATCCCCATTTTGTATGTAAAAAATGCGGTTCTGTTGTCGATCTTCGCATGGCCCAGCCCGATTCTTTAATGAAGATAGCAGAAGATAAGAGCGGGTTTGATATAGAAAGTTACAGCATGACCTTTTACGGTCTGTGCGATAAATGCAAATAACCAAAGGAGGAGCATTATGACAGAAATGTGTGCAGTAAAAGTAGGCCAGGTGGTACCCAATTTTGAAATAGAGACCTATGAGCCAAAAACGGGTGAGTTTGGAACTATTTCGCTCGAAAATCTTAAGAAGAACAGAAAATGGACGGTTCTTTTCTTCTACCCCGCGGATTACACGTTCGTTTGTCCGACGGAGCTGGCCGATGTGGCCGAAAAGTGCGACGAGCTCATAAAGGCCGGGGCAGAAGTGATATCGGTATCAACCGATACGAAGTTCGTTCATCTTGCATGGAAACGTGAAGAAAAACTTCTCTCAAAGGTAAAGTTCACAATGGGCGCCGATCCTACGGGCAACGTCTCAAGACTTTTCGGCGTTTATGATGAAAATACCGGCCTTGCTTTGAGGGGAACCTTCATTATCAGCCCGGAAGGGAAACTTGTTGCAAATGAGGTCAATTTTTATAATGTAGGAAGGAACGCGGCGGAACTCTTAAGAAGGGTGAAGGCCAATGCCTATCTTGCAAATCATCCGGAAGAGGCGTGCCCCGCAAATTGGAACGACGGCGCAAGGACATTAAAGCCGGGTTCAAAACTTGTCGGAAGAGTAAGTGAAAGTTTAAATAAATAACAAAGGGGGTAAGGTATGAAAATGTATGTATGCGGAGTATGCGGTCACGTGGCGTTCGATAATGCCCCGGGCAATTGTCCGGTATGTCATGCGCCGAAGGATAAGTTCAAAGAGGACGCTAATGCTCTAAAGTCACCTGCGGACCCCAAGAACCTGACCGACGGCGACAAGAAGCATATTCCCAACTTCACGGTCGTGAAGCAGTGCGGGCTAATACCCGGAACATGCACCGACGTGCATGTTAAGGTTGGAGAGGTCCTGCACGTGATGGAAGAGAGGCACTGGATCGGCTGGATAGACATGTACCTTGATAAGAAGTTCATCGCCCGTTATGAGATGACGTCGGGCGGACCTAATCCGTGCGTTGGAATGCATCTGAAGAACGACAAAGGCGGAATGTTAACGGCGATAGAATTCTGCAATGTTCACGGCAAGTGGATGAGCCATGTCGAGATATAAGCGCCCACGTTCATCCTGAGCCTGTCGAAGGATGGATGTTGCGCTCATGGTTCGACAGGCTCACCATGAGCGGCGAGTGCGAGTCACTCTTTCTTTCTATAGAACTCGTTAGACAATGAATTTAGATGAGGATAATCCTCTTCGGGGATGACGATCCGAAATTTCCCGAAGGGGGTTTCTTCTTTTACCTCTATCTCTCCCTTGCAGGTAGAACCCGCTCCGAACTCCTTCCCTGTGCAGGCCTCGATCAACGAATAGCTCTCCCATTTTCCTCTTTTATATCGCTGAAGCTCGGCCTTTTTGTTGAACGCCTTTCCGGTGCGGGTGATGTTTAGTATCTCAAAGTTTATCTTTTCTCCCGGGAGATATATATTCCGGTCGGTCATTACCTGCCATTCGGGGCCCTTTAAAAATGCCATCAGGAGCCTGCCTGGGTAGTCGGGAAGTCGCCACTCACGCAGGTCACCGGTATCAATATGAACGAAATCAAGCGCGGGATAAAAACCAACCCCGCCCGCCTTGAGTCCGCGCGCAAATTCGGCGACCGCCTCTTCTGTGACCTCGTCTATATGTATATCGGCCGCCTTTCCTTCCAGATGCATGCTCTCCTCGGCCACGTTGGCGCCGCGTTTTTTGAGGGCGCTGTTGAGCGCCGGGCTCCTGTAGCCGGAGATAAGCTCGATCACGTCGGCGTTAAAATGGTCCTGGATGACGTCTAGAACCTCGATAAGGTTTATGTCGATATCCTTCATTTTGCCGTCGCTTCTGG of the Deltaproteobacteria bacterium CG11_big_fil_rev_8_21_14_0_20_49_13 genome contains:
- a CDS encoding transcriptional repressor; the encoded protein is MNTNKEYRETAQRQVILDILCSTKSHPTVDWIYEKAKKDFPKLSLGTVYRNLKILKEQGKIQELPFGDTYDHFDGNALPHPHFVCKKCGSVVDLRMAQPDSLMKIAEDKSGFDIESYSMTFYGLCDKCK
- a CDS encoding peroxiredoxin; this translates as MTEMCAVKVGQVVPNFEIETYEPKTGEFGTISLENLKKNRKWTVLFFYPADYTFVCPTELADVAEKCDELIKAGAEVISVSTDTKFVHLAWKREEKLLSKVKFTMGADPTGNVSRLFGVYDENTGLALRGTFIISPEGKLVANEVNFYNVGRNAAELLRRVKANAYLANHPEEACPANWNDGARTLKPGSKLVGRVSESLNK